A genomic window from Gemmatimonadota bacterium includes:
- a CDS encoding FAD/NAD(P)-binding oxidoreductase, whose protein sequence is MIIGNGVTGVTAATRLRQLQPDWKITLVSGESAYHYSRPALMYIFMGHMTYEATKPFEDRFWRDQRLDLVRDWVTGIDIDDKQLVLHRSGRLPYDRLLIATGAKSNKFGWPGQDLEGVQGLYNLKDLRQLYKNVERAKRAVIVGGGLIGIELAEMLHSRHIHVTFLIREASYWCNILPMEESGMINRLIEEQGIGLIRETNLKEIVDDGTGRVEAVVTEFDDRIECQVVGLTPGVSPNTDLVKSTPIETSRGVLVDHSFRTNIPDIYAAGDCAEIVSRNGGRSLIQQVWYTGKKQGKVAGEVLAGEKIEYDPGIWYNSAKFFDLEYQTYGMILSTPQPGEQHLYWEHPSHRHAVRVVGADGCIKAFNFMGIRARHEVCERWIAERRSVAYVLDHLEVANFDPEFFVRHETEIVSSLKEQLA, encoded by the coding sequence GTGATCATTGGGAACGGCGTAACCGGTGTAACGGCCGCCACACGGCTCAGGCAGCTCCAGCCGGACTGGAAGATCACGCTGGTATCGGGTGAATCGGCCTACCACTATTCCCGCCCCGCCCTGATGTACATATTCATGGGGCACATGACCTACGAGGCGACGAAGCCCTTCGAGGACCGCTTCTGGCGCGACCAGCGGCTTGACCTGGTAAGGGACTGGGTCACCGGTATCGATATCGACGACAAGCAGTTGGTGCTGCATCGTAGCGGGCGGCTGCCCTACGACAGACTGCTTATCGCCACCGGCGCCAAGTCGAACAAGTTTGGCTGGCCCGGACAGGATCTCGAGGGCGTGCAGGGACTGTACAACCTGAAAGACCTGCGGCAGTTGTATAAGAACGTGGAGCGGGCAAAGCGCGCGGTCATCGTCGGCGGCGGGTTGATCGGCATCGAACTGGCCGAGATGCTGCATTCAAGGCATATCCACGTCACGTTTCTCATTCGCGAGGCATCCTACTGGTGCAACATCCTGCCCATGGAAGAGTCGGGTATGATCAACCGGCTGATCGAGGAGCAGGGTATCGGCCTGATCAGGGAGACCAATCTGAAGGAAATCGTGGACGACGGTACGGGAAGGGTCGAGGCGGTCGTCACCGAGTTCGATGATCGGATCGAATGCCAGGTGGTCGGCCTGACGCCGGGCGTTTCGCCCAACACGGACCTGGTCAAGTCGACACCCATAGAAACGTCCCGGGGCGTCCTGGTCGACCATTCCTTCCGCACGAACATACCCGACATATATGCCGCGGGGGACTGCGCGGAAATCGTCAGCCGGAACGGAGGCCGCAGCCTGATTCAGCAGGTCTGGTACACGGGCAAGAAGCAGGGCAAGGTCGCCGGTGAAGTGCTGGCCGGGGAGAAAATAGAATACGACCCGGGGATCTGGTACAATTCAGCCAAGTTCTTCGACCTGGAGTACCAGACCTACGGCATGATCCTGAGTACGCCCCAGCCGGGCGAGCAACACCTTTACTGGGAGCATCCTTCCCACCGGCACGCCGTCCGCGTCGTCGGTGCCGACGGGTGCATCAAGGCCTTCAACTTCATGGGAATACGCGCACGCCACGAAGTGTGCGAACGCTGGATCGCCGAACGGCGGAGCGTGGCGTATGTCCTTGATCACCTGGAAGTAGCCAACTTCGATCCGGAGTTTTTCGTCCGCCACGAGACGGAGATCGTAAGCTCTTTAAAGGAGCAACTCGCATGA
- a CDS encoding amino acid permease — translation MDAAAWRNNLYPQYMAIPSDQKEKTGLVRQLGLFDTTMIIIGIVIGSGIFLTTGLMAREIPSATLILLAWLFGGLHALAGALAYGELGAAMPRAGGQYVYLREAYGPFCGFLFGWVSFTMYLTGIIAALGVGFAEYAGYFIPSIGMANVFYETEIAFPGWTFQYVLSAGHLTALILVVLLTVVNYRGVTFSKYITNVSSVIKIAALGLFILFGLWSGSSQPIDFRVNAQGIDFGTLMVAFGVALIAVSWSFAGWEEVTFVAGEAREPARNLPRALVLGTASVTVVYLLVNYIYLKALPVGEMAGVVRVGEAAANVLFGEIGAVLLSAAIVISIVGALNASVLVGPRVYFAMARDGLFFRRAGLVHPRYRTPGQAVIFQAAWACVLTLSGTFEDLITFVTFANLMLWIAGAAAVFTLRRKRPDLPRPYKTWGYPAVPLLFIAGSAGILVNMLFETPVESIAGLALTALGIPAYLFLRRRTRAAS, via the coding sequence ATGGACGCAGCTGCCTGGCGGAACAACCTCTATCCTCAATATATGGCAATTCCGAGCGATCAAAAAGAAAAGACTGGCCTGGTCCGCCAACTCGGCCTTTTCGACACGACGATGATCATCATCGGCATCGTGATCGGATCGGGAATCTTCCTCACGACCGGCCTGATGGCCAGGGAAATACCGTCCGCGACGCTCATTCTACTGGCCTGGCTGTTCGGCGGCCTGCACGCCCTAGCCGGCGCCCTGGCCTACGGCGAGCTCGGCGCCGCCATGCCCCGGGCGGGCGGCCAGTACGTCTACCTCCGGGAAGCCTACGGTCCGTTCTGCGGTTTTCTGTTCGGCTGGGTGTCCTTCACCATGTACCTGACCGGCATCATCGCCGCCCTCGGCGTGGGATTCGCCGAATACGCGGGGTACTTCATCCCCTCCATCGGGATGGCCAACGTATTCTACGAAACCGAGATCGCCTTTCCCGGCTGGACCTTTCAGTACGTGCTTTCCGCAGGACACCTCACCGCGCTGATCCTGGTCGTCCTGCTCACGGTGGTGAACTATCGCGGTGTCACCTTCAGCAAGTACATCACCAATGTTTCCTCGGTGATCAAGATCGCCGCACTCGGGTTGTTCATCCTTTTCGGCCTCTGGAGCGGGTCCTCGCAGCCGATCGACTTTCGGGTCAACGCGCAGGGAATCGACTTCGGAACCCTGATGGTCGCCTTCGGCGTCGCCCTGATCGCCGTGTCCTGGTCCTTTGCCGGCTGGGAGGAGGTCACCTTCGTCGCCGGCGAGGCCAGGGAGCCCGCGCGGAACCTTCCGCGCGCCCTCGTCCTGGGCACCGCGAGTGTCACCGTGGTCTACCTGCTGGTGAACTACATCTACCTGAAAGCACTGCCGGTCGGGGAAATGGCCGGGGTCGTCCGGGTGGGGGAAGCGGCCGCCAACGTCCTCTTCGGTGAAATCGGCGCCGTACTGCTTTCGGCCGCCATCGTCATATCGATCGTCGGCGCGCTGAACGCCAGCGTCCTGGTGGGGCCCCGCGTCTACTTCGCCATGGCGCGGGACGGGCTGTTCTTCAGGCGGGCGGGCTTGGTACATCCCAGGTACCGCACGCCGGGCCAGGCGGTGATCTTCCAGGCGGCCTGGGCATGCGTACTCACCCTCAGCGGCACCTTCGAAGACCTGATCACCTTCGTCACATTCGCGAATCTCATGCTGTGGATCGCCGGCGCCGCCGCGGTATTCACGTTGCGCAGGAAACGGCCCGACCTGCCCAGGCCCTACAAAACCTGGGGTTACCCGGCCGTCCCCCTGCTGTTCATCGCCGGTTCCGCCGGGATTCTCGTCAACATGCTCTTCGAGACGCCCGTCGAATCCATCGCCGGTCTCGCGCTGACCGCCCTGGGCATCCCCGCCTACCTTTTCCTGCGCAGGCGCACGCGGGCGGCGTCTTAA
- a CDS encoding AbgT family transporter, producing MNTDNQHQPPYTGATGSGGFLDIIERVGNRLPDPATLFLIGALFIVVLSDIAARGEWTVVQRLPEQVVREDGSTGVEWRENGKTFKSTSLLTRDGLFWVVGNMVENFMRFPPLGVVLVGMLGIGVAERTGMIGALLKAFMLAVPGKLLTPAMVFIGIMSSMTLDAGYVILPPLAAALYKAVGRSPLAGLAAVFAGVSAGFNANLFVTGLDPLLAGLSAAGAQTIDAAYQVAATCNWYFMIASTVVMTLAGWFVTAWFVERRLAGKSPEEGGPAPASSEEPDEHALTALEKRGMVRASLAFCVVLSAIVFMILWPGAPLYGTGNLFDRWVEAIVPLLLFCFLLPGIVYGISVGVIKNDKDAARLLIETIATMAPIIVLAFFAAQFIAYFQYSGLGQMLAMAGGQALGQAQMPAWMLMIAFILVTLVFNLLIGSMSAKYALFAPIFIPMFMMVGISPELTQAAYRIGDSVSNTITPLNPYLVIILVFMRQFVPKGGMGTLISTMLPYTVVFAIIWTLLLVAWMAMGMPLGPAGGLVYVP from the coding sequence ATGAATACCGATAACCAGCATCAACCTCCCTATACGGGCGCCACGGGTTCCGGCGGATTCCTCGATATCATCGAGCGAGTCGGGAACCGCCTGCCGGATCCTGCGACGCTCTTTCTGATCGGCGCGCTGTTCATCGTGGTCCTCTCCGATATCGCGGCCCGCGGCGAGTGGACCGTGGTCCAGCGCCTGCCGGAACAGGTTGTCCGGGAAGATGGTTCGACCGGCGTGGAGTGGCGCGAGAACGGGAAGACTTTCAAGTCCACGAGCCTGCTCACCCGGGACGGCCTCTTCTGGGTCGTGGGCAACATGGTGGAGAACTTCATGCGATTCCCGCCGCTCGGCGTCGTGCTGGTCGGGATGCTGGGTATCGGCGTGGCGGAGCGGACGGGTATGATCGGCGCCCTGCTCAAGGCGTTCATGCTGGCCGTCCCGGGCAAGTTGCTGACCCCGGCCATGGTGTTTATCGGCATCATGTCGTCCATGACGCTTGACGCCGGCTACGTCATACTGCCGCCGCTGGCGGCGGCGCTGTACAAGGCGGTCGGCCGGTCCCCGCTGGCCGGGCTGGCCGCCGTTTTCGCGGGCGTGTCCGCGGGATTCAATGCCAATCTGTTCGTGACCGGACTGGACCCTCTGCTGGCCGGCCTTTCCGCGGCCGGGGCGCAGACGATCGACGCGGCCTACCAGGTCGCCGCCACGTGCAACTGGTATTTCATGATCGCGTCGACGGTGGTCATGACCCTGGCGGGTTGGTTCGTCACGGCCTGGTTCGTCGAGCGGCGCCTGGCGGGCAAGTCCCCCGAGGAGGGCGGACCGGCGCCCGCGTCGTCGGAAGAGCCGGACGAGCACGCGTTGACCGCGCTGGAGAAGCGCGGCATGGTCCGGGCGTCCCTGGCGTTCTGCGTGGTACTCTCGGCCATCGTGTTCATGATCCTGTGGCCCGGCGCTCCGCTGTACGGCACCGGCAATCTGTTCGACCGGTGGGTGGAGGCCATCGTGCCCCTGCTGCTTTTCTGCTTTCTCCTGCCGGGTATCGTGTACGGGATCTCGGTAGGCGTCATAAAGAACGACAAGGATGCGGCCCGCCTGCTCATCGAAACGATCGCCACCATGGCCCCGATCATCGTCCTGGCCTTCTTTGCCGCCCAGTTCATCGCGTACTTCCAGTATTCGGGTCTCGGCCAGATGCTGGCGATGGCGGGGGGACAGGCACTCGGACAGGCGCAAATGCCGGCATGGATGCTGATGATCGCCTTCATCCTCGTCACCCTGGTATTCAACCTGCTGATCGGTTCCATGTCGGCCAAGTACGCCCTCTTCGCGCCCATATTCATACCCATGTTCATGATGGTGGGCATCAGTCCCGAACTGACGCAGGCGGCATACCGGATCGGCGACTCCGTCAGCAACACGATCACCCCCCTGAACCCCTACCTGGTGATCATCCTGGTTTTCATGCGTCAGTTTGTGCCCAAAGGGGGCATGGGAACGTTGATTTCCACCATGCTCCCCTATACCGTGGTATTCGCCATCATCTGGACACTCCTCCTCGTGGCCTGGATGGCGATGGGCATGCCCCTCGGCCCCGCGGGCGGCCTAGTCTACGTGCCCTGA
- a CDS encoding TIGR01777 family oxidoreductase, whose amino-acid sequence MTILITGGSGLIGRRLIPSLEEQSHRVIRLVRSRDLVGENAAFWSTSEGIFHWDESGGIDAVVHLAGESILGRWTRAKKDRIRDSRVDTTRKLCAFLAGMTSPPSVLVAASATGCYGNRGEEPLGEESPSGDGYLPEVCRQWEAATEPVRDAGVRVVNLRIGMVLTPEGGALAAMHTPFRLALGGKVGDGRQYMSWITRDDLISIIHFALESGDLSGPVNAVSPQPVTNAEFTRILGRVLHRPTLFSIPAFVVRLLFGQMGRDLLLASARVIPERLQKADFEFRHPGLENALNDLLRTRPTK is encoded by the coding sequence ATGACCATACTGATTACCGGTGGATCGGGTTTGATCGGCCGCCGGCTGATTCCATCACTCGAGGAGCAGAGCCATCGCGTCATTCGCCTGGTCAGATCCAGGGACCTGGTCGGCGAGAACGCGGCCTTCTGGTCCACCTCGGAAGGCATTTTTCACTGGGACGAATCAGGCGGCATTGACGCCGTCGTCCATCTTGCGGGTGAGTCGATCCTGGGCCGGTGGACCAGGGCCAAGAAGGACCGGATACGGGACAGCCGCGTCGACACCACCCGTAAACTCTGTGCGTTTCTCGCCGGGATGACGTCGCCCCCTTCGGTCCTGGTAGCCGCGTCGGCAACCGGATGCTACGGCAACCGCGGCGAAGAGCCGCTTGGGGAGGAGTCCCCGTCGGGGGACGGTTATCTGCCCGAGGTATGCAGGCAGTGGGAAGCGGCGACGGAACCGGTCCGCGACGCCGGGGTCCGGGTCGTAAACCTGCGCATCGGCATGGTGCTGACTCCAGAGGGAGGCGCACTGGCCGCCATGCACACGCCCTTCCGGCTGGCGCTTGGCGGAAAGGTCGGGGACGGGCGACAGTACATGAGCTGGATTACCCGGGACGACCTGATTTCCATCATACATTTTGCCCTGGAATCCGGGGACCTGTCCGGTCCCGTCAACGCGGTTTCCCCCCAACCCGTCACCAACGCGGAGTTTACCCGGATTCTGGGTCGGGTGCTGCATCGTCCGACCCTCTTTTCGATACCCGCCTTCGTTGTCCGTCTGTTGTTCGGCCAAATGGGAAGAGACCTGCTTCTTGCGAGCGCGCGAGTCATACCCGAACGCCTGCAGAAAGCGGATTTCGAATTCCGGCATCCCGGCCTGGAGAACGCCCTGAACGACCTTTTGCGGACGAGACCTACGAAATGA
- a CDS encoding SRPBCC family protein, producing the protein MHVYRLRRTQILPVSLDTAWDFLCRPEHLRDLTPPGVGLTVTSDLPDRMYPGLIITYRLGLYSMFYFNWVTEITQAEPLRYFIDEQRSGPYKFWHHEHRLRSTEHGVEMTDLIHYALPFGFLGRMVHAAIVKNQLNAIFDYRREVLSEKFGGPVR; encoded by the coding sequence ATGCATGTCTACCGGTTGCGGCGTACGCAGATTCTGCCCGTATCCCTGGATACCGCCTGGGATTTCCTGTGTCGTCCGGAACATCTGCGCGACCTGACTCCGCCGGGTGTCGGCCTGACCGTGACTTCCGATCTTCCGGACCGGATGTACCCCGGGCTCATCATCACGTACCGGCTCGGGCTCTACTCGATGTTCTACTTTAACTGGGTTACGGAAATTACTCAGGCAGAACCACTTAGGTATTTCATTGATGAACAGCGATCAGGCCCTTACAAGTTCTGGCATCACGAACACCGGCTGCGGTCCACGGAGCACGGCGTGGAAATGACCGACCTTATCCATTATGCCTTGCCATTTGGATTTCTGGGCCGTATGGTACATGCAGCGATCGTTAAAAACCAACTGAACGCAATTTTCGACTACCGTCGTGAAGTGCTGTCCGAGAAATTCGGTGGTCCCGTTCGCTGA
- a CDS encoding hemolysin family protein: MTDLIIVLLLVAFNGFFVAAEFALVKIRLSEIEVLAKDGSRTAQIVRNILHSLDTYLSSCQLGVTLGSLGLGWFSERTVATLLEPLVLSLGFSAESSHLIAIPIAFVIMTFLLITAGELVPKFVALQKYRQVALAIGIPLVVFYKVFRPFIWLLNVSANLMLRCLGIRISNEQGGSITEPELRMTLVTMVAGGQVSRRERRIMENVLDLEEKVARRYMLPRNQIVYLNQNDEKETKLRVVAESGHTRFPLCNEDLDQIVGIIHVKDLFRNLFDEQGVSSLEEIARDPLFLPETIRLDALLLEFQRRNTMLAVLVDEFGTVSGMITLENVLEELVGPIQDEFDSEAPLIVRTGPHRFEVEASCPIDQVIRACGLELPDELTSDTMGGVMIELLGHIPRQGEQVRAGAHLMTALRVEPTRVQRLRIDRMAGSEENEAGDS; encoded by the coding sequence ATGACCGACCTTATCATCGTCCTGCTGCTGGTCGCGTTCAACGGCTTTTTCGTGGCCGCGGAATTCGCCCTGGTGAAGATACGCCTGTCTGAAATCGAGGTGCTGGCGAAGGACGGCAGCCGAACGGCGCAGATCGTTCGTAACATCCTGCACAGCCTTGACACTTACCTCTCTTCGTGTCAACTGGGGGTAACACTCGGAAGCCTTGGGCTCGGCTGGTTCAGCGAACGGACCGTGGCCACGCTGCTCGAACCACTCGTACTTTCCCTGGGTTTCTCCGCAGAGTCCTCCCACCTCATTGCGATTCCGATCGCCTTCGTAATCATGACCTTCCTGCTGATCACGGCGGGGGAGCTTGTCCCAAAATTCGTCGCACTGCAGAAGTACCGGCAGGTGGCCCTGGCCATCGGGATTCCGCTCGTCGTCTTCTACAAGGTGTTCCGGCCATTCATCTGGTTGCTGAACGTCAGTGCCAACCTCATGCTGAGGTGCCTGGGTATACGCATCTCGAACGAGCAAGGTGGATCCATCACCGAGCCCGAATTACGAATGACCCTGGTTACCATGGTGGCTGGAGGCCAGGTCAGCCGGCGGGAACGGCGGATCATGGAAAACGTGCTCGATCTGGAAGAGAAAGTCGCACGCCGGTACATGCTTCCCCGTAACCAGATCGTCTACCTGAACCAGAACGATGAAAAGGAAACGAAGCTACGTGTCGTGGCCGAGTCGGGACATACACGCTTCCCGCTGTGCAACGAGGACCTGGACCAGATCGTCGGGATCATACACGTCAAGGACTTGTTTCGAAACCTGTTCGACGAACAGGGTGTCTCCAGCCTGGAAGAGATCGCACGGGATCCGCTGTTCCTCCCCGAGACCATCAGGCTGGACGCGCTGCTCCTGGAGTTCCAGCGCCGCAACACCATGCTTGCCGTCCTGGTGGACGAGTTCGGTACGGTTTCCGGGATGATCACGCTGGAGAACGTCCTGGAGGAACTGGTAGGCCCCATTCAGGACGAGTTCGACAGTGAAGCGCCGCTCATCGTGCGGACGGGACCCCACCGCTTCGAGGTCGAGGCCAGTTGCCCAATCGACCAGGTCATCCGTGCCTGCGGACTGGAACTACCCGATGAACTGACCTCGGATACCATGGGCGGGGTCATGATCGAACTGCTGGGGCACATCCCCAGACAAGGGGAACAGGTCCGTGCCGGCGCGCACCTGATGACGGCCCTGCGCGTGGAACCGACCCGCGTCCAGCGGCTCAGGATCGATCGGATGGCCGGTTCGGAAGAAAACGAAGCTGGAGACAGCTAA
- a CDS encoding aldo/keto reductase — MEYRQLGRCGVRVSPICLGTAFRGFWAGETDEKTCIRTIETAVDLGINFIDCANFYFGGRCEEVLGKALAGMKDKRDNLVITSKVWSEIGPGPNDKGTSRYHIMREIDRSLKRLGLDHIDLYLLHHFDPDTPLDETLDAMNDVVRQGKARYIGMCNYTAAQVVEALWVADKHGFATPVCLQNHYNLIHRSGVETEILDRCRQHGLGMMTYSPIAVGLLSGRCRRGENPPAGSIWAKDIERFRKVMTPGVDQLIATLIDVATELGRTPAQVAFAWILDHSEVTAAMTGPDLPEHVEEVCGGVGWNLPAETRSKLDVASAPDRLGQVE, encoded by the coding sequence ATGGAATACCGCCAACTTGGACGTTGCGGCGTGCGCGTGTCTCCCATCTGCCTTGGCACGGCTTTCCGAGGTTTCTGGGCCGGCGAGACGGACGAGAAGACCTGCATCCGCACGATCGAAACGGCGGTGGATCTTGGAATCAACTTCATCGACTGTGCCAACTTCTACTTCGGGGGCAGGTGCGAGGAGGTGCTCGGCAAGGCCCTGGCCGGCATGAAGGACAAACGGGACAACCTGGTGATCACCAGCAAGGTCTGGAGCGAAATCGGGCCGGGGCCAAACGATAAGGGTACCTCCCGTTATCATATCATGCGGGAGATCGACCGCTCACTGAAACGCCTCGGACTGGATCATATCGATCTCTATCTCCTGCACCACTTCGATCCGGATACGCCCCTGGATGAAACGCTGGACGCCATGAACGACGTGGTAAGGCAGGGCAAGGCCCGGTATATCGGCATGTGCAACTACACGGCGGCGCAGGTCGTCGAGGCGCTGTGGGTGGCCGACAAGCACGGCTTTGCGACGCCGGTCTGCCTGCAGAACCACTACAACCTGATTCATCGATCCGGCGTGGAGACCGAGATCCTCGACCGGTGCCGCCAGCACGGACTGGGGATGATGACGTACAGTCCCATTGCCGTCGGTCTGCTTTCGGGCCGGTGCCGGCGGGGTGAGAACCCTCCCGCGGGATCAATCTGGGCGAAGGATATCGAACGGTTCAGAAAGGTCATGACCCCGGGCGTCGATCAGCTCATCGCCACGCTGATCGACGTCGCGACAGAGCTTGGCAGAACCCCCGCGCAGGTCGCTTTCGCGTGGATCCTGGATCATTCCGAGGTGACGGCTGCCATGACGGGGCCGGATCTGCCGGAGCACGTGGAGGAGGTATGCGGTGGGGTGGGCTGGAATCTGCCCGCCGAGACGCGAAGTAAACTGGACGTGGCTTCCGCCCCGGATCGCTTAGGCCAGGTTGAGTAG